The following nucleotide sequence is from Nitrospira sp..
CACTGCAATCGTGTCCAGAAACGGCAACCCCAGCACCAGCAGCCCGATCGTCACAGGGAAGGGATTGCGCGATGGGTCGCTCAACAGCAGGACGAGCACACCCATCGAGAATCCGAGCAGCTGGCTCCCGGCGTCACCCATGAAGATCCTGGCCGGATAGGTGTTGTACCGCAGGAACCCCAGGAGGCCGCCCAAGAATCCCGCCGCAAACACCAGAACCGTGGTGTCATGGGAGAGATAGGCCAGATAGGCGATGCCGGCAAAACTCAAGAAGGCCAAGCCGCCGGCCAGACCGTCAAGGCCGTCGGACAGATTGACTGCATTGGCCGCCCCCACGAGAAAGACCACGGTCAGCGGCAGGGCCAGCCAGAGCGGAGCGTTCTCATCGTAGAGAAACGGAACCTGCTCGAGCCGAATGTCGCCGACGATCACCACGGCGAACACCGCGACAAGCTGACCGATCAGCTTGACCTTGTAGTTCAGGTTCGCTCGATCGTCCCAAATCCCAAATGCCAGGATGACCAACGCGCTGAGCAACACGGGCCCCACGGCAGGATCTTGTGGTCCCCAGAAGAAGATGGAGAGGAGCGCGGCAGACCCGAAAGCGATGCCACCGATGCGTGGAATCGGGTTGGCGTGGACCTTGCGCCCACCAGGCAGATCCATGAAACTCCAACGCCCCGCGTTCAACTGCAGCGGCGGGATCAAGGCCATGCAGATGAACAGTGAGGTGATGAAGCTGAAGAAGACGGCGCTGGTCATGGTCAATCCGGAATGTACCGGCTCAACTGAGGTTCGATCGTCCTGGCGAACCGCAACACCCGTTGCTCTACGTCCGCTTCATTCTCCCCGGGCCCAATCGCGGCAGAGAGGCGAATGAGGGCACCGTCACTCCGTTGGCTGGTCAGCGCATCCCAGAAGAGATAGAACTTGACGAGGTATTCGCTGGCCAGCCACCGATGGCGCTGCTTGAACCAGTAGACGACGAGCTGCTTTTCTCGATCTTTCTGGATCAACACCACATTGACCGGCGCAGCGAGGCCCTCCCTCCCATCCATCACGACATCAACCGTGCGGTGGGAGGAAATCTCCCACCCTCCCCCAGGAATACAGCTTTGGGGAGAATGGGCGGATTGTCCCTTTCGCTGAGACTGGTAGTAGGCCATGTAGAGCGTAATGGGACTCGAGTGGGGCGTGGCATAGTCAGCCAACAGGTAATCGTCGAAACGCAACGCCGTAATAAACTGCGGTTCTACCGGCAAGGGAGTTCCCTGCCACTCTCCGATACGCATGGCAAAATCGACGAAGGGGGCACGTTCGTGGGTGGCCTCCTGCCGATCGCCCATTGACCAGGAAAACAGGGCCGCAGGGAGGATGAGGGCCAGGCTTCCGATATAAGCCGGAACCCTGAGGACCGTGGCAGTCGAAGGAGATGCGACCCCGGACCGCGAGCCGGACCGATTCTCCTGGTCGTACAGCCGAAATCGGTCAAGGAGCCCGTGAGCGCCGGGCAGAGGCTGAATTCGGGAGAGCCCCAACATTTCAAGCACAATGAGCCCCAGGGTCGCCATAAACAGCACCCATCCTTCGAATAGATGCAGAAATCCATCCGCCGCCTGGGGCCCATACCACTCCACCAGAACCCCGACGATCCCGATCCGCAAGCCGTTGACCAACACCGAGATCGGCAAGGCCGAGAGCACCAGCACGATGCGTTTCCACATGCGATCGCGGAAACAGTACGCACACAACAGGGCCAGAGCCGTCAGCGGGAACAGATATCGAATGCCGCTGCAGGCTTCCGCCACCTGTAACTGAACCGGTCCGAGGTCGATGAC
It contains:
- the xrtD gene encoding VPLPA-CTERM-specific exosortase XrtD → MAVIALIMVALLGYMYADSLVFLVRQWGSDDYSHGSVVPLISLFLVWQRRQRLTEAGLNPSWSGPFIVFAGLLLYFIGNLATLYVVSHLSLWIVIVGLVLSFLGVKALRELAFPVAYLLTAIPLPVFLYNALSSRLQLWSSALGVGVLQFIGVTAFREGNVIDLGPVQLQVAEACSGIRYLFPLTALALLCAYCFRDRMWKRIVLVLSALPISVLVNGLRIGIVGVLVEWYGPQAADGFLHLFEGWVLFMATLGLIVLEMLGLSRIQPLPGAHGLLDRFRLYDQENRSGSRSGVASPSTATVLRVPAYIGSLALILPAALFSWSMGDRQEATHERAPFVDFAMRIGEWQGTPLPVEPQFITALRFDDYLLADYATPHSSPITLYMAYYQSQRKGQSAHSPQSCIPGGGWEISSHRTVDVVMDGREGLAAPVNVVLIQKDREKQLVVYWFKQRHRWLASEYLVKFYLFWDALTSQRSDGALIRLSAAIGPGENEADVEQRVLRFARTIEPQLSRYIPD